The following proteins are encoded in a genomic region of Methylococcales bacterium:
- a CDS encoding methyltransferase has product MSKIAPLNNKKTVTMLTTQQGTFNLECYPNDLTGNLRAWDAADEYLLNTLELSPNSRLLIFNDRFGALAVALSQFKPYIISDSYLSQTATRSNLAANQLAETQVTFLNSLELPQGTFDYILIKAPKTLAFLDDFLIRIHALLHPKIQVIVAGMVKTLPASVWKLVAKHIGETTPSLAKKKARLIFATPNPQRMIPVLDYPTNYHLENTTYTIANHANVFSRQSLDIGTRFLLAHLPSDPQLKNIVDLGCGNGVVGLLLAEKNPQAKLYFIDESYMAIASAQQNFNQAVANKNPAVFSVSDSLTNFAANSMDLIVCNPPFHQQNTIGTQIALTMFQQAHQVLKTGGQLLVIGNRHLGYHSVLKKYFKHTKLVAANAKFVILRAIK; this is encoded by the coding sequence GTGTCAAAAATAGCCCCACTTAACAATAAGAAAACCGTAACGATGCTAACCACGCAACAAGGAACGTTTAATTTAGAATGCTACCCCAACGATTTAACAGGTAACTTACGCGCATGGGATGCCGCAGATGAATATTTACTCAATACGCTGGAACTATCACCGAATAGTCGTTTATTAATTTTTAATGATCGTTTTGGTGCATTAGCCGTTGCGCTGAGTCAATTTAAACCCTACATCATCTCCGATTCCTATTTATCACAAACCGCAACCCGTTCTAATTTAGCCGCCAATCAATTAGCTGAAACTCAGGTGACGTTTTTAAATAGCTTAGAGTTACCGCAGGGAACGTTTGATTATATCTTAATTAAGGCCCCTAAAACGCTGGCCTTTTTAGACGATTTTTTAATCCGAATACACGCATTACTTCACCCTAAGATACAGGTTATTGTGGCAGGAATGGTCAAAACATTACCCGCGTCGGTTTGGAAATTAGTCGCAAAACACATCGGTGAAACAACCCCGTCTTTAGCGAAGAAAAAAGCCCGTTTAATTTTTGCGACCCCCAATCCACAGCGAATGATTCCTGTTTTAGATTATCCGACAAATTATCATTTAGAAAATACAACCTACACCATCGCGAATCATGCTAATGTTTTTTCACGACAATCCTTAGATATAGGGACTCGATTTTTATTAGCACATCTGCCTTCAGATCCGCAGCTAAAAAATATTGTTGATTTAGGCTGTGGAAATGGTGTGGTTGGATTATTGTTAGCTGAAAAAAATCCTCAAGCAAAATTGTATTTTATTGATGAATCGTATATGGCCATTGCCTCTGCCCAACAAAATTTTAATCAAGCCGTTGCCAATAAAAATCCCGCCGTGTTTTCTGTAAGCGATTCATTAACCAACTTTGCCGCTAATTCAATGGATTTAATTGTTTGCAATCCTCCTTTTCATCAACAAAATACCATTGGAACGCAGATTGCGTTGACGATGTTTCAACAAGCCCATCAGGTTTTAAAAACAGGGGGACAATTGCTTGTAATTGGAAACCGTCATTTAGGCTATCATAGCGTCTTAAAAAAATATTTTAAACACACTAAATTGGTTGCAGCGAATGCTAAATTCGTTATTCTTCGAGCGATAAAATAA
- a CDS encoding adenylate/guanylate cyclase domain-containing protein — MKLRGYKRAFKFDLMTCFIGLIIFTVGIVVYSYNVNSENTLRLSNSLLTTTINHAVGETTHHLKIAEDATSLGSILLANKLDLVNDPHLEQHVIKILKQTPFLFMYYIADENGHFILGYRNKFGSISTKLIYNTAKNPHTVWKYRDAEEAILTVKSEKYAEFDPRLRGWYQGVKAASKLHWTEVYKFHNNEPDNIYQQVSDKQQLYGITVASPIINLNNEFKGVVGADISLNRLSDFFSSLKIGENGKALVVNQARKIILFSDLTMEKLTSGQEMTINDIEQDWVREGAQEFFKRLETEITYRWQGKNYLLKVYDFSAKTGQDWFLIIIIPEDDFLGRAKQARSMSLLIISLMLLLSVLFCVWLSRSLSKPIESITQTMEQVKNLNFTDLKLFSSPIQEFQQMSDATTSMTQGLKGFLKYVPPSLVQQFIEKGEAAVVAEHQELNLSFFFSDIEGFTSIAEEVGPKELMTDLSHYFDQMTHIIVLKNQGTIDKYIGDSVMAFWGAPNYISDHSRLACYSALGCRRAIDSLNEQRRVEGKKAFNTRIGIHTGLAIVGHLGSNDRINYTVIGDNVNLASRIEGVNKIYHTNIIVSQITYRQVYQYFVFRPLDFIIVKGKNEGIKIYELITEKEDADEETLALVAKATKAFDYYLAGKFEQALAVYHDILKDNPQDHPAKVMIAKCEQFMKSLPDENWTGATRIFEK; from the coding sequence ATGAAACTCAGAGGTTATAAACGCGCCTTTAAATTTGATTTAATGACTTGTTTTATTGGGTTAATTATTTTTACAGTCGGCATCGTAGTTTACAGTTATAACGTTAACTCTGAAAATACGTTACGCCTATCTAATTCGTTACTGACAACAACCATTAATCATGCCGTGGGTGAAACCACCCATCATCTAAAAATTGCAGAAGACGCTACCTCGTTAGGGTCTATTTTATTAGCCAATAAACTGGATTTAGTTAATGACCCGCATTTAGAACAGCATGTTATTAAGATTTTAAAACAAACCCCTTTTTTATTCATGTACTATATTGCGGATGAAAACGGTCATTTCATTTTAGGATATCGTAATAAGTTTGGTTCTATTTCAACTAAATTAATTTATAACACCGCTAAGAATCCCCATACCGTATGGAAATACCGAGATGCTGAAGAGGCTATTTTAACAGTCAAGTCTGAAAAATACGCTGAATTTGATCCTCGTCTACGAGGGTGGTACCAAGGGGTAAAAGCTGCATCAAAACTACACTGGACTGAAGTTTATAAATTTCATAATAATGAGCCTGATAATATTTATCAGCAAGTCAGTGATAAACAACAACTCTATGGCATTACCGTTGCTAGCCCTATCATAAACCTTAATAATGAATTTAAAGGGGTTGTCGGGGCTGATATTAGTTTAAATCGTTTATCTGATTTTTTTTCATCCCTAAAAATAGGTGAAAATGGTAAAGCATTAGTGGTTAATCAAGCCCGAAAGATTATTTTGTTTTCTGATTTAACCATGGAAAAATTAACCAGTGGTCAAGAAATGACCATTAATGATATTGAACAAGACTGGGTACGCGAAGGGGCGCAAGAATTTTTTAAACGCCTTGAGACTGAAATTACTTATCGTTGGCAAGGTAAAAATTATTTACTAAAAGTTTATGATTTTTCAGCCAAAACGGGACAAGACTGGTTTTTAATTATTATTATTCCCGAAGATGATTTTTTAGGGCGGGCAAAACAAGCACGCTCCATGAGCTTATTAATTATTTCGTTGATGCTGCTACTTTCGGTTCTTTTTTGTGTTTGGTTATCGCGTAGTTTATCCAAACCCATTGAAAGTATTACTCAAACAATGGAGCAAGTTAAAAACTTAAATTTTACAGATTTAAAGTTATTTTCATCCCCGATTCAAGAATTTCAACAAATGTCAGATGCAACGACCTCGATGACACAAGGATTAAAGGGCTTTTTAAAATATGTTCCCCCGTCATTAGTACAGCAGTTTATAGAAAAGGGCGAGGCCGCCGTTGTCGCAGAACATCAAGAATTAAACCTAAGTTTTTTCTTTTCAGATATTGAAGGGTTTACCAGTATTGCAGAAGAAGTCGGACCGAAGGAATTAATGACGGATTTATCTCATTATTTTGATCAGATGACTCATATTATTGTCTTAAAAAATCAAGGAACGATTGATAAATATATTGGTGATTCTGTTATGGCTTTTTGGGGAGCACCTAACTATATTTCAGACCATTCTCGACTCGCGTGTTATTCCGCATTAGGCTGTCGGCGAGCGATTGATTCATTGAATGAACAGCGACGAGTAGAGGGGAAAAAAGCCTTTAATACTCGAATAGGTATTCACACGGGTCTGGCGATTGTCGGCCATTTAGGCTCAAATGATCGTATTAATTACACCGTGATTGGGGATAATGTAAACCTTGCTAGTCGGATTGAAGGGGTTAATAAAATTTATCACACCAATATTATTGTTAGCCAAATAACCTATCGTCAAGTGTATCAATATTTTGTTTTTAGACCTTTAGACTTCATTATTGTCAAAGGTAAAAATGAAGGTATTAAAATTTATGAATTAATAACTGAAAAAGAAGATGCCGATGAGGAAACATTAGCCTTAGTTGCAAAAGCGACTAAAGCGTTTGATTACTATTTGGCGGGGAAATTTGAACAGGCTTTAGCGGTTTATCATGATATTTTAAAGGATAATCCGCAAGACCACCCCGCAAAAGTAATGATCGCAAAATGTGAACAGTTTATGAAATCATTGCCTGATGAAAACTGGACTGGGGCCACCCGAATTTTTGAAAAGTAA
- the polA gene encoding DNA polymerase I has protein sequence MSKQRLILIDGSSFLFRAYHAVPPLTNSAGLPTHAIYGVANMLRKLIKDYQTPYFTVVFDAKGKTFRHQLYEAYKANRPPMDDDLRVQIQPLHDLIKAMGLPLIIESGVEADDVLGALARYAENEGFEVIISTGDKDMAQLVTENITLENSMSNTKMDRQGVVDKFGVTPEQIIDYLALMGDSSDNIPGIPKVGTKTAAKWLAQYQTIDNLIASADEIKGKVGESLRANLEQLALSKQLTTLKTDLNLTYTLEDLKSKPADLNLLMQQVSDLGFSGWLRQLQSQNKSTKVVEVVEVVEVVEVIEVVDAVDESPSSDPLKIDYQTILTQTHLDEWLQRLEQAEIFAFNTKTTDLNYSEAKIVGLSFAVTVGIAAYLPLAHDYIDVPPQLNLESVLAQFKPLLEDKTKAKVGQNLKYEAHVLKNHGITLQGIQDDTMLASYVLNSVATKHNTDDLAKFYLKLKTIHYEDVAGKGVKQISFKDVALAQATPYAAEGVEMSLRLHSLFRDKLAALPQLQHLYQQLEIPLLSVLTQIEANGVLIDSDQLATQSMEFASQLISLEQQTHDLAGESFNINSPKQIQHILYDKLKLPVLKKTPKGQPSTAEPVLQELAQEYPLPKFILEYRSLSKLKSTYTDKLPLQVKTKTNRIHTSYHQAVTATGRLSSSNPNLQNIPIRSENGRKIRQAFIAPKGYKIVAADYSQIELRIMAHLSKDSGLLNAFAKGEDIHTATAAEVFEISKDKVTPDLRRSAKAINFGLIYGMSAFGLAQQLGIEKGKAQLYIDLYFERYPGVKHYMETTCELAKQQGYVETLLGRRLYLPEINASNGRKRQYAERTAINAPMQGTAADIIKRAMLSTHDWIVNSQADVKMIMQVHDELVFEIHETIIDSATTQINQLMCSAMPLDVPLIVDIGIGDNWDEAH, from the coding sequence ATGTCAAAACAACGTCTTATTTTAATCGACGGCTCTTCTTTTTTATTTCGAGCCTATCATGCTGTTCCACCGTTAACCAATTCCGCTGGACTCCCCACCCATGCTATTTATGGGGTGGCTAATATGTTGCGTAAATTAATCAAAGATTATCAAACGCCTTATTTTACTGTGGTCTTTGATGCAAAAGGCAAAACCTTTCGCCATCAGCTCTATGAGGCGTATAAAGCAAACCGTCCGCCGATGGATGATGATTTGCGCGTACAAATTCAACCGTTGCATGATTTGATAAAAGCAATGGGCTTACCTTTAATTATTGAAAGCGGGGTTGAAGCCGATGATGTGTTAGGGGCTTTGGCACGCTATGCCGAAAATGAAGGCTTTGAGGTCATTATTTCCACTGGGGATAAAGATATGGCGCAATTAGTCACCGAGAATATTACCCTTGAAAATAGTATGTCCAATACAAAAATGGATCGGCAAGGGGTTGTTGATAAGTTTGGGGTTACGCCTGAGCAAATTATAGATTATTTAGCCTTAATGGGCGATAGTTCGGATAATATTCCTGGTATCCCTAAAGTGGGTACGAAAACGGCGGCAAAGTGGTTAGCTCAGTATCAAACCATTGATAATTTAATCGCCTCAGCCGATGAAATTAAAGGCAAGGTCGGCGAAAGTTTACGTGCCAATTTGGAACAGTTAGCCTTATCAAAACAACTGACGACCCTTAAAACCGATTTAAATTTAACCTATACGCTGGAGGATTTAAAATCGAAACCCGCTGATCTAAATTTACTGATGCAGCAGGTCAGTGATTTAGGGTTTTCAGGATGGCTTAGGCAACTTCAGTCACAAAATAAATCCACAAAGGTGGTTGAAGTGGTTGAAGTGGTTGAAGTGGTTGAGGTAATTGAAGTCGTTGATGCGGTTGACGAGTCACCGTCCAGTGATCCGCTAAAAATAGATTATCAAACGATTTTAACGCAAACACATTTAGATGAATGGCTTCAACGTTTAGAGCAGGCTGAAATTTTTGCGTTTAATACTAAAACGACCGATCTTAATTATTCAGAGGCAAAAATCGTAGGCTTATCGTTTGCGGTTACGGTTGGAATAGCGGCTTATCTGCCCTTAGCCCATGATTATATTGATGTTCCGCCTCAGCTTAATTTAGAGTCTGTTTTAGCCCAGTTTAAACCGCTATTAGAAGATAAAACGAAGGCAAAAGTCGGTCAAAACCTTAAATACGAGGCGCATGTTTTAAAAAATCATGGAATCACCTTACAAGGGATTCAAGACGATACCATGCTGGCCTCTTATGTGTTGAACAGTGTGGCAACCAAACATAATACGGATGATTTGGCGAAATTTTATCTAAAATTAAAGACGATTCATTATGAAGACGTGGCAGGGAAGGGAGTAAAACAAATTTCATTTAAAGACGTTGCCTTAGCGCAAGCAACCCCTTATGCCGCAGAAGGCGTTGAGATGAGTTTGCGTTTGCACTCGCTGTTTCGTGATAAATTAGCCGCGTTGCCACAGTTGCAACACCTTTATCAGCAATTAGAAATTCCGCTATTATCTGTTTTGACACAAATTGAAGCAAATGGGGTTTTAATTGATAGCGATCAATTAGCCACTCAAAGCATGGAGTTTGCCAGTCAATTAATTTCATTGGAACAACAAACCCATGATTTAGCGGGTGAGAGTTTTAATATTAATTCGCCGAAACAAATTCAACACATTCTTTATGATAAATTAAAGCTCCCTGTTTTAAAAAAAACCCCTAAAGGGCAACCCTCAACGGCGGAACCTGTATTACAAGAACTGGCTCAAGAATATCCTTTGCCTAAATTTATTTTAGAATACCGTAGTTTAAGTAAATTAAAATCGACTTATACCGATAAACTACCGTTACAAGTTAAGACTAAAACCAATCGGATTCATACCTCTTATCATCAGGCGGTTACGGCAACTGGACGCTTATCCTCATCCAATCCTAATTTACAAAATATTCCTATTCGCAGTGAAAATGGGCGTAAAATCCGCCAAGCGTTTATTGCACCTAAAGGCTATAAAATCGTGGCGGCTGATTATTCTCAAATAGAATTAAGAATCATGGCGCATTTATCGAAAGATTCGGGTTTGTTAAATGCGTTTGCAAAGGGTGAAGATATTCATACCGCAACCGCAGCGGAGGTGTTTGAAATTAGCAAAGATAAGGTGACACCAGATTTACGTCGTTCGGCTAAAGCGATTAATTTTGGGTTAATTTATGGAATGTCCGCGTTTGGATTAGCTCAACAATTGGGGATCGAAAAAGGCAAGGCGCAATTGTATATTGATTTATATTTTGAGCGTTACCCCGGGGTGAAACATTATATGGAAACCACCTGTGAATTGGCAAAACAACAAGGCTATGTCGAGACTTTATTAGGGCGGCGATTATATTTACCTGAAATTAATGCCAGTAATGGACGCAAACGTCAATATGCGGAACGGACGGCGATTAATGCCCCAATGCAAGGAACGGCGGCAGATATTATTAAGCGGGCGATGTTATCAACTCATGATTGGATTGTTAATTCTCAAGCCGACGTTAAAATGATTATGCAAGTCCATGATGAGTTGGTTTTTGAAATCCATGAAACCATTATCGACTCCGCGACCACTCAAATTAATCAGTTAATGTGTTCAGCAATGCCGCTGGATGTTCCTTTAATTGTCGATATAGGCATCGGCGATAATTGGGATGAGGCGCATTAA
- a CDS encoding cobyric acid synthase, giving the protein MQIKSLMVQGTTSDAGKSVLVTALCRYFYRQGIKVAPFKPQNMGLNSAVTADGGEIGRAQAVQAVAAGLSPHIDMNPILLKPSSDKTSQVIVQGKALNYQNATTYHAYKKTAMKAVLESYQRLREHYETIVIEGAGSPAEINLRKGDIANMGFAEKIDCPVILIADIDKGGVFAHLVGTLELLSPSERQRVVGFVINRFRGDKALLESGLSWLEQKTGKPVLAVLPYLENFHLESEDSLSLKNSTSKPTQTLNIVIPKLPTMGNHTDFDPLLFHPTINLKFVEQSRDLDKADLIILAGTKSVRDDLNWLKKTGWQTVINRHLRYGGKLMGICGGYQMLGNAIHDPDGVEGSLGSSQGLGFLNVETTLKTQKIVRQNTGHLIMDNTPIKGYEIHAGITTGLGLQRPLMQLLQGNEGAVSEDNLIIGSYLHGLFDCPDACYTLLKWAGVNEAKTIDYSLLREENINLITDTLEQYFDFSRLKTSLKKFDTAR; this is encoded by the coding sequence ATGCAAATTAAATCATTAATGGTACAAGGCACAACCTCGGATGCGGGGAAGAGTGTGTTAGTGACGGCATTATGTCGTTATTTTTATCGACAAGGCATTAAGGTCGCGCCATTTAAACCGCAAAATATGGGATTAAACAGTGCCGTAACCGCAGACGGCGGCGAAATTGGACGAGCGCAAGCGGTTCAAGCCGTCGCAGCAGGATTATCCCCGCATATTGATATGAATCCCATTCTGTTAAAACCCAGTTCAGATAAAACGTCGCAAGTGATTGTTCAAGGAAAAGCCTTAAATTATCAAAATGCAACCACCTATCATGCCTATAAAAAAACGGCGATGAAAGCGGTTTTGGAGTCCTACCAACGGTTACGTGAACACTATGAAACGATCGTTATTGAGGGGGCGGGCAGTCCTGCGGAAATTAATTTGCGGAAAGGCGATATCGCCAATATGGGCTTTGCTGAAAAAATAGATTGCCCTGTGATTTTAATTGCGGATATTGATAAAGGCGGCGTATTTGCCCATCTTGTTGGCACCTTAGAATTATTATCACCCTCGGAACGTCAACGGGTTGTTGGCTTTGTCATTAATCGTTTTCGGGGCGATAAGGCATTATTAGAATCAGGTCTTAGCTGGTTAGAACAAAAAACAGGGAAACCCGTGTTAGCCGTTTTACCCTATTTAGAAAATTTTCATTTAGAATCTGAAGATTCATTGTCCCTTAAAAATTCAACGTCTAAACCCACACAAACGTTAAACATTGTCATTCCTAAATTACCGACCATGGGTAATCATACCGACTTTGATCCTTTACTTTTTCATCCAACTATTAATTTAAAATTTGTTGAACAGAGTCGTGACCTTGATAAAGCCGATTTAATTATTTTAGCGGGGACAAAATCGGTGCGTGATGATTTGAATTGGTTAAAAAAAACAGGATGGCAAACCGTTATTAATCGCCATTTGCGTTATGGTGGAAAGTTAATGGGAATTTGTGGGGGGTATCAAATGCTCGGTAATGCGATTCATGATCCTGATGGGGTTGAGGGATCACTAGGCAGTAGCCAAGGATTAGGGTTTTTAAACGTGGAAACTACTTTAAAAACACAGAAAATAGTACGACAAAACACAGGGCATTTAATCATGGATAATACCCCCATTAAGGGTTATGAAATTCATGCGGGTATTACGACAGGGCTGGGCTTACAACGTCCGTTAATGCAATTATTACAAGGGAATGAGGGCGCGGTTTCAGAGGATAATCTGATTATAGGCAGCTATTTACACGGTTTATTTGATTGCCCTGATGCCTGTTATACCTTACTGAAATGGGCGGGGGTAAATGAAGCTAAAACTATTGACTACAGCCTTTTACGTGAGGAAAATATTAATTTAATTACCGATACCTTAGAGCAATATTTTGATTTCTCACGTTTAAAAACGAGTCTAAAAAAATTTGATACCGCTCGCTAA